The Kwoniella dendrophila CBS 6074 chromosome 1, complete sequence genome contains a region encoding:
- a CDS encoding V-type proton ATPase proteolipid subunit, translating into MSTVAELCPVYAPFFGAMGCTSAIVFTCIGAAYGTAKSGVGISAMAVLRPDLMMKCAIPVVMAGIIGIYGLVVSVLISGNLASPMPLYTGFIQLGAGLSVGLAGLAAGFAIGIVGDAGVRGTAQQPRLFVGMILILIFAEVLGLYGLIVALILNTNSTVDYTCAIAQ; encoded by the exons atgtctACTGTTGCTGAGCTCTGTCCAGTCTACGCTCCATTCTTCGGAGCTATGGGATGTACTTCCGCCATTGTATTCACCTGTATCGGTGCTGC TTACGGTACCGCTAAATCAGGTGTTGGAATTTCAGCTATGGCCGTTCTCAGACCTGATCTCATGATGAAATGTGCTATTCCTGTCGTTATGGCTggtattattggtatt TATGGTTTGGTCGTTTCAGTCTTGATCTCTGGTAACC TCGCTTCCCCAATGCCTTTGTACACCGGtttcattcaacttggtGCTGGTCTTTCAGTCGGTCTTGCTGGTTTAGCTGCTGGTTTCGCTATTGGTATTGTTGGTGATGCCGGTGTAAGAGGTACTGCTCAACAACCTAGATTGTTCGTTGGTATG ATTCTTATTCTCATTTTCGCCGAAGTTTTGGGTCTTTACGGTTTGATTGTTGCTTTGATCCTTAACACCAATTCAACCGTAGATTACACC TGTGCAATTGCTCAATAA
- a CDS encoding 50S ribosomal protein L36, with protein MLFQTVLRRLPFTPFTSSLAGPSRQPIRQCSSCPSHPSTSSTFTSSAIRPTLLSSQIPRAFPSSLKSNSARAHPLLMQVRGMKVRSSVKRFCDGCSVVRRKGRIYVICSKNPKHKQRQG; from the exons ATGTTGTTTCAAACAGTACTACGACGATTACCTTTCACACcatttacatcttctttGGCAGGTCCATCAAGACAACCAATAAGACAATGTTCATCATGTCCTTCTCAtccttctacatcttcaactttcacTTCATCAGCAATTAGAccaacattattatcatctcaAATACCTAGAGCATTCCCATCAtctttaaaatcaaattcagccAGAGCACACCCACTACTAATGCAAGTTAGAGGTATGAAAGTTAGAAGTAGTGTGAAAAGGTTTTGTGATGGCTGTTCTGTTGtaagaag AAAGGGACGAATATACGTTATTTGCTCCAAAAACCCAAAACATAAACAA CGTCAAGGATGA